The DNA region TAAACATTATTTTATTGAAAACAGCGGTTTCTATTAATTGAGCAGATTTGCTCACATATTCCTCGCAGAATTTGTTGTGGGAAAAATAGGGACTAAAATCCCCAATTAATATGAGCTTCCGGTAGAATAAATGCTTTATCCAATTTTTTTAATAGATTTTCCGGTGCTTCAATTCCATCTGAATATACCAGTGTGGAAGCAGGCATAATACCAAACCACATTCTTGTGAAAGCATTTACCGAAGCCCTCATTGTGGGCAGGATGTTGTCTTTTCCTTTTTTTGCAGATGAATTTTTCCCAATAGTTACGATATAATCTCCGGCGATTCCTTGCCAGTTCATTTCATTCGGAAGGTATTTTTTTACCGGATCGGATAACTGGAGATTGAAAGTAATATCATCACAAGAAAGATGTGTGTTCTGCAAACATTTTACCAAATCCAAAACACGAATCTGCCAATAGGCAGAAGAATAAATTAGGTTCTGTTTATCCGATTTTTTGGTAATGCTTTTGTGAAAAAAAGGTTTTTCGATAAAATCCTGAAAATGAATGAAGGGAGGTTCTACCATTTTGATAAGAAGATATTGATCCTCGAAACTTTTCAACAGTGCCAAAAGATCCATCAATTGATCAAGATTTTGATACGCCAACCATTGAACCCAAATCGGTCCCTGTTCTTTCCCTTTCCCGTAAAACCAAATATGATGGGTTAGTTCCCCTTTTTTATTAAAATATCCGAAACCGGTATTTTTTTCCGGATCACCCATTTCAGCAGCTGTTGTGTATTCACCCAGAGTTACAGCTCCATGAAATGGCATTCTATTTACCCGTGATAAATGGATCTTCGTCAAATCCTTCTCGGTCAATCTCTGAGATATTTTGGGTTTTCTGTCAATTTCCAAAGCAGCTGGTGTGAAAGCAACAATGCGGTCATAGTTTCCGTTTCCAAAACCAAGCTTATTGTAATATCCCTGATCGAAAATACATAAACCCGATACTTCTGCTCCTGCTTCTGCATCTAATGCCATTCTGATAGCTGTTAGGCGTCCGGCAAATCCTTGTTTCCTCACTTTCAAACTGGCTAATACTCCGGTAATCGCTCCAAATGTTAGTTTTTCATCTTGATAATAAATATGACCATTAGAACTTAACGCAATGACTTCTGCTTCTCCATCAACTTCGTGGACCAGGGTATTCGCTTTTGGCAAAAAGTCATTCAAAAACTTATCTTTTTTCTTATCGTGCGCCCAACCGCATTCATTCAAAATTCTGTAAGCGGCATCTTTGTCTTTTTTGTAATCGTATTTTCGGAAATTCATTTTTCACGCCAATGTTTGATTATACTAAAAAAATTATGTATTAATTTTTCATACAATCCGTGATGATATTTTTTTGAAGTTTCCCAACTTTCCCCTTTTCTTGTCAAATATTATGAAAATTTTAATAGTATTTTTGCTTTGAGATTTTTAATCGCTGTTTTTCCAAAGCCGGATGTGAAATAATTTTTAATAAAATCCTTTACAAGAAAGATTTCAAATCTATTTTATGCCAAAAATCTAAAACGTCGGAGATGCTATGAAAATACATTTTAAATTGATTTTAACTCTTGCAATATTATCTGTTGTTTTCATATTTACAAATTCGTTAATGTCTCAAGATAGTTTTGAAGAGTATCAGAAACGGCAAAATGAGGAAATGGAAAAATATGCAAGCCAGCAGGACAAGGAGTTTGCAGAATTTCTCAGAAAAGAATGGGAAGAATTTCAGGTTTTCCAAGGAATCCAACCTGATAAAACGCCCAAGCCTGTAAGTCCTCCGAAAATTGATTCTGTAAAGGTAAAAAACTATTCCGGGAAAAAAATTATTCGTGATATTCAGAAACCTCAACCCGAGTCGAGAGAAGTGATTGCCGAAATCCGTGATTATAGTAAAAAAGTTGAATCTGAAAACAGAACCGTCCTGAACCTTGAATTTTTCGGAGACTCAATTTCCCTTGAATTTGATGAAAACTGGAAAAACTTCCACATTGATTCGGTTACCAAAAAAGGGATTGCTAATTTTTGGAAACAGATAAGCGAATCACAATTTCAACCATTTATATCTCAAGCTCAGCACTATAAAAATCTGATGGAACTGAACGATTGGGCATATTATTTACTTGCGAACACATTGGCAGAAAATATTTATCCCAATTCACAAAAGATGAAAAATCTGTTCGTTTGGTTTGTTCTAATAAAATCCGGTTATAATCTGAAGGTGGGATACAATTCCAACACAATTTATCTTCTGGCTCCTGCAAAACAAACAATGTACGGCTTACCCTATCTGAATATTGACAATAAACGCTATTTCAATTTATCCTTTCGTGATAATACAAAAACTGATCAAAACATTTACACATATAAGGGAAATTATGCAGATTCCAATAAATCTCTGGATTTGAATATTTATCAAAATCCCAATTTAAAAAAAGACATCCGAACAAAAAGACTTGAGTTTTGTGGCATCAATAGTCAGGATAGGCCATTTCCTGTTTTGATCAAATATAATGAAAATCTAATTGAATTTTATCACAATTATCCGCAAACAGATTTCAATGTGTATTTCGAAGCACCCATCTCAGGTGAAACCTTTTCATCTTTTGCTGATGGATTGAAACCTCTTTTAAAGGGAAAATCTGAACCGGAGGCAGTGAATATTTTGCTTCGGTTGGTCCAAAAATCGTTCGCTTATGAAACGGATCAGGAGCAATTTGGCAGAGAAAAATATTTTTTCCCGGAGGAAACAATTTTCTATCCGTTTTCAGATTGTGAAGACCGAGCTGTGCTTTTTGCCTATCTCGTTCGCAAACTATTGGGTTTACAAGTTATCGGATTAAATTACCCCGGGCACATTGCAACTGCTGTGTGTTTTACCGATGATATTGAGGGGGATAGCGTGAAATATGATAATAAAAAATATCTGATTTGCGACCCAACATACATAAATGCTACCGTTGGTATGGAAATGCCGACAGCAAAAAACAAGAAAGTAGAAATTATAAATATCAATTGAAATTTTTTGGATTAAGAAATTTATTCTCAGTCAATTTAATCTTGAACGAAAAGTATTGTGGATGTTTTCTCAAAAAAATCTTTCACGGATATTTGACAAAATTACTCCACTCCAAAAAGAATGAAATTTAATTAGAGTCTATCCGTAAAGTAGCCTTTTTCGACCTCACCCCGACCCTCTCCTATCGAGGAGAGGGAGATAAAAGTTCCCCTTCTCTTTGAAGAGAAGGGGTTAGGGGATGAGTTGTAAAAAGGATGAAGAATATATTTTACTTGGAAAAACTTAAGTCAAGTTCAAAAAAACGGAACTTAACTCAAGATTTTCCTTTACGGACAGACTCTAATTAACCTAAATAAAATAGTAAAGAAAGAATATTATGCAAAATAACTTTGGAAAAATACTTATAGTTGATGATAGCAAAATCAATATTGTAATTCTCACTCATATGTTTGATGATGAAAATTTGTCCTATGAATTAGCGATGAACGGCGAAACGGCTCTTGAACTTTTGGATTCCGAAAGTTTTGACCTTATTTTACTAGATATTGTAATGCCAAAAATGGATGGATTTGAAGTATGCAAAAGAGTAAAATCAAATCCAAAAACTAAAAATATTCCGATTCTTTTCCTCACCGCAAAAGACGCTACGAAAGATATTGTTAAAGGGCTGGAAATGGGAGCTGCCGATTATTTAACTCGTCCTTATAATCCGATCGAATTGATTGCAAGAGTAAAATCCCAACTAAAACTAAGGAAAGCGGATAAAGCACTGAGGCGATTAATAAGGGAAAAAGAACTTCTTTTTCGTGAAGCCCACCACCGAATAAAAAATAATTTTACGATTATCTCTGCAATCTTAAGCATGCAAAGCGAACAAATATCTGATGAAAATAGCAAATCTGTTCTCAACAATTCCCGAGATCGGGTTTTAACAATGGCGAGATTGCACGAAAAACTATATAGTTCTGCTACTCAGGATT from Candidatus Cloacimonadota bacterium includes:
- a CDS encoding response regulator, producing the protein MQNNFGKILIVDDSKINIVILTHMFDDENLSYELAMNGETALELLDSESFDLILLDIVMPKMDGFEVCKRVKSNPKTKNIPILFLTAKDATKDIVKGLEMGAADYLTRPYNPIELIARVKSQLKLRKADKALRRLIREKELLFREAHHRIKNNFTIISAILSMQSEQISDENSKSVLNNSRDRVLTMARLHEKLYSSATQDSINMKYYFSKIINDLNKGYNIEKKGIKIVEKIDEISIPSKLATSCGLLLNEIFTNAYKYGFPNGEKGKIEVDFHENSESEIVLRIFNDGVPISENINVLHEGDTLGMNMIGMLVQQIDGKITINNENGTEFKITFEKF